Below is a window of Dehalococcoidales bacterium DNA.
TAGCAACGGTGAAGGTCAAATCGGTGATATTATCAATGCTGGCGTTCTGCACAATGGTATCAACGCTGATACCAGCCTCGGCTAACGGACGGAAGATAGACGAGGCGATACCCGGCCGATCCGAAACTCCGACAACAGTTATTTTCGCCACATCAAGATCGTGTGCGACTCCCCTCACCTTATTTCGAACTTCCATAGACGCTCCTCCATGAATTAATGTTCCCGGCTCTCGCGAGAAGCTGGAGGCCACCAGAATAGGGATACCGTATAGCTCCCCCAGCTCAACCGCCCTGGGATGCATGACCCTGCTTCCGTAGGTCGCCAACTCCAGCATTTCATCATAGCCAATCTCAGCCAGCGGACGGGCCTGGGGGACCAGCCGCGGGTCGGCAGTATAGACGCCGTCAACATCGGTGTATATCTGGCACCCTCCCGCCCCCAGACTGGCCGCCAGGGCTACCGCAGTGGTATCGGAGCCGCCCCTGCCCAGAGTAGTCACATCCATCTCATCGGTAACGCCCTGAAACCCGGCCACGATAACGATATTCCCCTTCTCCAGTTCGCTGACCACTCTCCGCGCCTCAATCTTAAGGATTCGCGCCCGGCTATAAACAGAGTCGGTTCTTATCCCGGCCTGAGCGCCGCTCAAGCTGATCGCCTGGTACCCAATCTCCTTCAAGGCCATCGCCAGCAGTGTGCTGGAAACAAGCTCACCGGTGGAGAGCAAGGTATCAAACTCCCTCACATCAGGACGGGTGGCAACCTGATAGGCCAGCTCGATGAGGTCATCAGTAGTATCTCCCATTGCCGAGACGACTACTACCACCTGGTTGCCCTCATCCCTGGTGGTAGCTATACGCCGGGCAACGTTCTTAATCCGCCCGGCATCGGCTACCGACGAACCACCATACTTCTGCACAACTAATGCCATCTGGTCTTTAACCTCTATCAAATTTATCCGGCCGGCTGATAGTTACGACACACCGGACTGAATACCTATTAACCTGCCCATAATATTATAACCGGGGTCAAGAAACAAGCCCGTTTTTGCTGCCTCAACCTCGGTAAGACGCCCGGCCCCGCCGGCACTCAACCCCATACCCCAGAGAATAAAGGGGACCGGCTCCGGGGTATGAGTGCGTAACTCGACAGGGGTGGGGTGGTCGGGCGTAACCAACACCCGGAGCGGTTCTCCCCGCCAGGAGCGTAGTTGAGCGGCCACCTCTGCGTCCACTCGCTGTATAGCGGCCACCTTATCATCAACTGAACCGGTATGACCAGCCTCATCCGGGGCCTCAATATGAACAACCACCAAGTCATATTGGTCAAGGGCGGC
It encodes the following:
- a CDS encoding aspartate kinase codes for the protein MALVVQKYGGSSVADAGRIKNVARRIATTRDEGNQVVVVVSAMGDTTDDLIELAYQVATRPDVREFDTLLSTGELVSSTLLAMALKEIGYQAISLSGAQAGIRTDSVYSRARILKIEARRVVSELEKGNIVIVAGFQGVTDEMDVTTLGRGGSDTTAVALAASLGAGGCQIYTDVDGVYTADPRLVPQARPLAEIGYDEMLELATYGSRVMHPRAVELGELYGIPILVASSFSREPGTLIHGGASMEVRNKVRGVAHDLDVAKITVVGVSDRPGIASSIFRPLAEAGISVDTIVQNASIDNITDLTFTVAKGDLAEAMRVIEPVAGSIEAKQCISKTSLGKVSIVGTGMQNTPGYAAKMFQVLSEEGINIHMITTSEIRITCIVDEAEVKKAVCALHRAFELEVQD